A single Carnobacterium alterfunditum DSM 5972 DNA region contains:
- a CDS encoding bifunctional methylenetetrahydrofolate dehydrogenase/methenyltetrahydrofolate cyclohydrolase: protein MSAIIMSGKLLADEMTIEMQNNVNKLKEEGIIPGLVVLLVGEDPASQTYVRNKEKRAKSLGFHSLVKRYPADISEEKLLNEVIRYNEDPSFHGILVQLPLPKQIDSDKILNAIDSVKDVDGFHPVNMGKLLIGQPDKIPCTPYGIMKLLERYEIEIEGKTAVVIGRSNIVGKPMAQLLMMKNATVTVAHSRTKNLAELARTADILVVAIGRGNFVTKEFIKPGAAVIDVGMNRDQNGKLIGDVKSDEVAEVAGYLTPVPKGVGPMTITMLLYQTIESAKKIAASSKKR, encoded by the coding sequence ATGAGTGCAATAATTATGAGCGGTAAGCTATTAGCCGATGAAATGACGATCGAGATGCAGAATAATGTCAATAAACTTAAGGAAGAAGGAATCATCCCTGGTTTAGTTGTATTATTAGTGGGTGAAGATCCTGCAAGTCAAACGTATGTTAGAAATAAAGAAAAGCGTGCAAAATCTTTAGGATTTCACTCGCTCGTAAAGCGTTATCCAGCAGATATATCAGAAGAAAAATTATTGAATGAAGTCATCCGATATAATGAAGACCCTTCTTTTCACGGGATATTAGTCCAATTGCCTTTGCCAAAGCAGATCGATTCAGATAAAATATTAAATGCTATTGATTCTGTAAAAGATGTTGATGGGTTCCATCCTGTGAATATGGGAAAATTACTTATAGGACAACCGGATAAAATACCTTGTACACCATATGGTATTATGAAACTATTGGAACGTTATGAAATAGAAATCGAAGGAAAAACAGCAGTAGTCATAGGCCGTAGCAATATTGTTGGAAAGCCTATGGCACAGCTGTTAATGATGAAGAATGCAACTGTGACTGTGGCTCACTCTAGAACAAAAAATTTGGCCGAATTGGCTCGTACGGCTGATATTTTAGTTGTTGCGATAGGCAGAGGCAACTTTGTTACAAAAGAATTTATAAAACCAGGTGCCGCAGTTATTGATGTAGGGATGAATCGTGACCAAAATGGAAAATTGATCGGTGATGTAAAAAGTGATGAAGTAGCTGAAGTTGCAGGCTACTTAACGCCAGTTCCTAAGGGAGTAGGCCCAATGACGATCACAATGCTATTGTATCAAACGATTGAAAGTGCTAAAAAAATTGCTGCTAGCTCAAAAAAAAGATAG